The stretch of DNA CTCTAATCTTTTTTATCTCATTCCAGATTCTGAATAAAAATATAAAGCTGCAGGAATCTTCAGACGATTCTCTATGTTGTGCAGGTTTGTGAACGATTGAGGACTGTAATTGTCATTTTATAAGGTCATGTCATCATTTAACCTTTATCTTCAATGCAGAATTAAAAGCTGAGAAGCTGGAATGGGGAAACTCCGATCAGCTGAATCACATATTACAGCAGCGCCCAGAAGGATTCGATTTAGTTCTCGGAGCTGACATTTATATCCTACTAGATTTATGTCCTAATGCTTTAATTGGTACTAATGTTAAATCAACTGATCTATATTTGAAACTCACTAGCAACAAGATTGTCTTAACTGAATAATGATTGAATTGTAAACTTAGTTTTTGTTACATTTTTCATCATTTAGATGATATTGTAGTCGAGAAAGAATAGAGTGTATCCTTGACAAGCTTTAAGTTTTCAGCAGGCAAATGTTCCTTTGCTTTTTGATACTGTTGAACAGCTATTCAGAGGTCGTGATCAGAGCAAATGCAAATTTATTTTGGGCTATGTTTCACGAGCAAAAGTGTAAGTGCCCTTCACTATCTTGGTTATTGTGATCATGGCTATTGAATGGCTGCAAAATTTTGGAGGGCTTTGCTGAATGTATGGAAAATCCATGTAAAAATTATTGTGATCATGAAACGCTGCAAGTTTCACTTAAAGACTTCACGTTGTCTACAAAGATTACATACTAGTATATACCCCTTCTTCTTCAACATAATTTCAACTAACATCTTGtggaagaaaatgaaaaaatgcCTGTTGACATTGTTTTTAGCGACTTCACTCATTTTCGTTCTTGATTTATTATTGGTCTTTGTGTGACTAATCGATCATTCTATATGCAGCATGGATGCTATGGTCATCGATGAAGCAATTCGGCATGGTCTGCAGATAAATGAAGTTTCTGGGACTCGATGTAATATCAAGAATCACGAAGGAGTTATATTTGAGATAGCGACTAATCATTAGAGTTGCCAATCGATAACTGAGTTCTTTAGCACCAGTTGAATGAGAAAGTACACAGTTCCAAGGAGCACAGAAAAAGCTATTAGTCAAAgacaaaaaaaaagacaaaaaggctCTAATTGCCACAAAAACCTGTTTTTTCAAGTGTAATTTTGACATTCCAGGAAACAGAAAGTTACATTAAGCCCTCAAGTAATCTTGTAATGTGTATCATTTTTTTCTCCAGAATTATCTTAATCTTCTGGTGCAATCTATATTATGCAGATGATAGTGAGCTAGTTTTAGCTCTCCTTTTGATCCTTCCAAATTCTGTAGTAGAATAGAAGTcacttttgctattttgagcttttgttTGGTGTTACTGTGAGATGTTTGTGCGGATATTTTTATCTCTGCACCTTCAACCAGCTAGTCTTTGGCCTAAGGCAACTATTTCATGGCTCAATACTTTACATCTGTTAGATATAGAA from Nicotiana tomentosiformis chromosome 11, ASM39032v3, whole genome shotgun sequence encodes:
- the LOC104087789 gene encoding protein-lysine N-methyltransferase EFM3 isoform X2, with product MTTTKLQILRLGLMFFSFTASNLLQDGLDLALQGKEKKPDKMTDEEFAIIDKKAKAADFDLTGQLVWPGAELLNGYLTKNANMLQGCSVIELGSGVGITGVLCSRFCREVVMTDHNEEVLKILNKNIKLQESSDDSLCCAELKAEKLEWGNSDQLNHILQQRPEGFDLVLGEALSFQQANVPLLFDTVEQLFRGRDQSKCKFILGYVSRAKVMDAMVIDEAIRHGLQINEVSGTRCNIKNHEGVIFEIATNH
- the LOC104087789 gene encoding uncharacterized protein isoform X3, with protein sequence MSKEEEDIVCLDESFFINDNYQITDFTFGSHVLQLYCLQSASTDFDLTGQLVWPGAELLNGYLTKNANMLQGCSVIELGSGVGITGVLCSRFCREVVMTDHNEEVLKILNKNIKLQESSDDSLCCAELKAEKLEWGNSDQLNHILQQRPEGFDLVLGADICFQQANVPLLFDTVEQLFRGRDQSKCKFILGYVSRAKVMDAMVIDEAIRHGLQINEVSGTRCNIKNHEGVIFEIATNH
- the LOC104087789 gene encoding protein-lysine N-methyltransferase EFM3 isoform X1, with translation MTTTKLQILRLGLMFFSFTASNLLQDGLDLALQGKEKKPDKMTDEEFAIIDKKAKAADFDLTGQLVWPGAELLNGYLTKNANMLQGCSVIELGSGVGITGVLCSRFCREVVMTDHNEEVLKILNKNIKLQESSDDSLCCAELKAEKLEWGNSDQLNHILQQRPEGFDLVLGADICFQQANVPLLFDTVEQLFRGRDQSKCKFILGYVSRAKVMDAMVIDEAIRHGLQINEVSGTRCNIKNHEGVIFEIATNH